The Fulvivirga ligni genome window below encodes:
- a CDS encoding response regulator encodes MHTILVVDDFASIRKVIADTLKKYGFETLEAGDGEEALEILRETHTKIDLVLTDYNMPYMDGFGLLKAIKGDENLQKYPVVLLTSEKANDKKLLAKEAGLNAWIEKPYKIDSFINIIKYTIEKNNKDVGI; translated from the coding sequence ATGCACACCATTTTAGTAGTCGATGATTTTGCAAGTATCAGGAAGGTAATAGCCGATACTTTAAAGAAATATGGTTTTGAAACACTTGAGGCTGGTGATGGAGAGGAAGCACTTGAAATACTAAGAGAAACTCATACCAAAATTGACTTGGTCTTAACTGACTATAATATGCCATATATGGACGGTTTTGGTCTTTTAAAGGCTATTAAGGGTGATGAGAACCTACAAAAGTATCCGGTGGTACTACTCACCTCCGAAAAGGCGAACGATAAAAAGTTGTTGGCAAAAGAGGCAGGGTTAAATGCCTGGATTGAAAAGCCTTACAAAATCGACAGCTTTATCAATATTATTAAATACACTATTGAGAAAAACAATAAGGATGTTGGAATATGA